From a region of the Paenibacillus sp. R14(2021) genome:
- a CDS encoding LacI family DNA-binding transcriptional regulator, translated as MAQKISMQQLADRLGVSKYTVSQALSGKPGVSEATRREVTALAAALGYGLKTSPADARLSPNDTKKLYIGLDERHVKEPNFWQRVIEGLEAGCRLHGLAPHFFAFGQHAYSAADFPAQLGIEDAAADGAGFLIAGSCPLSTLLQLKHFGLPMVLADHEEPLTGADAVLNANTEAGRMACRHLLSKGCRSLVFAGRDSFAVSFRERWWGCRQAMEEAKEPRRSQTSADTGAMPTFVYAGRGAAGDPRALQLKKWTLPYGNMPVRTWQPALERRIEAASAEGSLPDGIICANDDIALHALQVLAARGLHPGIRVVGIDNTAPGMEASVPLTTVDLAKEWLGIRAVEAFIRRARQPEAQPEKIILSARLLVRKSG; from the coding sequence ATGGCACAAAAAATATCCATGCAGCAGCTTGCGGATCGGCTTGGTGTATCCAAATATACGGTCTCGCAGGCGCTTTCGGGCAAGCCCGGCGTCAGCGAGGCGACACGCCGGGAGGTGACGGCGCTTGCCGCAGCTCTGGGCTACGGCTTGAAGACATCGCCGGCAGACGCTCGATTATCGCCAAACGATACGAAGAAGCTCTATATCGGTCTGGACGAGCGGCATGTCAAAGAACCAAATTTCTGGCAGCGCGTCATCGAAGGACTGGAAGCCGGCTGTCGACTGCACGGCCTTGCTCCGCATTTCTTCGCATTCGGTCAGCATGCCTATTCGGCAGCGGATTTCCCGGCGCAGCTTGGCATTGAAGACGCGGCGGCAGACGGGGCAGGCTTCCTCATTGCCGGCAGCTGCCCGCTGAGCACGCTTCTGCAGCTGAAACATTTCGGCCTGCCAATGGTTCTGGCCGATCACGAAGAGCCCCTTACCGGCGCGGACGCCGTGCTGAATGCCAATACGGAAGCCGGCCGGATGGCCTGCCGCCATCTGCTGTCAAAGGGCTGCCGGTCACTAGTATTCGCAGGACGCGACAGCTTCGCGGTTAGTTTTCGGGAGCGTTGGTGGGGCTGCCGGCAGGCGATGGAGGAAGCGAAGGAACCCCGGCGTTCTCAGACGTCTGCAGATACGGGAGCGATGCCCACCTTCGTCTATGCCGGCAGAGGCGCAGCAGGCGATCCGAGAGCACTGCAGTTGAAGAAGTGGACCCTGCCTTACGGTAATATGCCGGTGCGGACGTGGCAGCCGGCTCTGGAGCGGCGAATTGAGGCCGCTTCCGCGGAAGGCAGCCTGCCGGACGGCATTATCTGCGCGAATGACGATATCGCGCTTCATGCGCTGCAGGTGCTGGCGGCGCGCGGCCTGCATCCTGGCATCCGTGTTGTCGGCATCGACAATACGGCACCCGGCATGGAGGCGTCCGTTCCGCTCACGACAGTCGATTTGGCGAAGGAATGGCTCGGCATCCGCGCCGTTGAAGCATTCATCCGCAGAGCCCGGCAGCCTGAGGCCCAGCCGGAGAAGATCATTCTCTCCGCTCGTCTGCTCGTCCGCAAATCGGGTTAG
- the yqeH gene encoding ribosome biogenesis GTPase YqeH encodes MTKQQAEGRSCAGCGVKLQTESVDQLGYIPEGALAKEPPVCQRCFRIKNYNEAASVAIDQDDFLKLLSGIAGTNSLVVHIVDLFDFEGSLISGLQRFVGNNPVLLVVNKIDLLPKSINPNRLLNWVQKQTKAQGLKVVDIVLCSAKRNIGFERVIESIGRHRGDRNVYVVGATNVGKSTLINRLIHDYSDLERELTTSRYPGTTLDAVHIPLDDGKEIIDTPGIVYMHRMTEIVPRDVLGALLPDKPIKQLVYQLNEGQTLFFGALARFDFIEGERQSFSLYVSNALQVHRTKLERADELFAEHKGEMLAPPSREQLEEMPAWTRHRLNIRRGTDTDIFVSGLGWIHVNGASGALIDMHVPKGIRVLTREALI; translated from the coding sequence ATGACGAAACAGCAAGCAGAAGGCCGGTCCTGCGCCGGCTGCGGCGTAAAGCTGCAGACCGAATCTGTAGACCAGCTCGGTTACATTCCGGAAGGGGCACTAGCCAAAGAACCGCCGGTTTGCCAGCGGTGCTTCCGCATTAAGAATTATAATGAAGCGGCCTCCGTCGCCATTGATCAGGACGACTTCCTGAAGCTGCTGAGCGGCATTGCCGGCACGAACAGCCTTGTCGTGCATATCGTGGATTTGTTCGATTTTGAAGGCAGCTTGATTTCCGGTCTCCAGCGGTTCGTCGGCAATAATCCCGTGCTGCTTGTCGTGAACAAGATCGATTTGCTGCCGAAGAGCATTAACCCGAACCGGCTGCTCAATTGGGTGCAGAAGCAGACCAAGGCGCAGGGCCTAAAGGTCGTGGATATCGTCCTCTGTTCGGCGAAGCGGAATATCGGCTTCGAGCGCGTCATTGAATCAATCGGCAGACATCGCGGCGACCGGAATGTATATGTGGTCGGGGCGACGAATGTGGGCAAGTCTACGCTTATTAACAGGTTAATCCATGACTACAGCGACTTGGAACGCGAGCTCACGACATCCCGTTACCCGGGAACGACGCTTGACGCGGTTCATATTCCGCTTGATGACGGCAAGGAAATCATTGATACGCCGGGCATCGTCTACATGCATCGGATGACGGAAATCGTTCCGCGCGACGTGCTGGGCGCGCTGCTGCCGGACAAACCGATTAAGCAGCTCGTCTATCAATTGAACGAAGGGCAGACGCTGTTTTTCGGTGCGCTGGCGCGGTTTGATTTTATCGAAGGGGAACGTCAATCCTTCTCGCTTTATGTATCCAATGCGCTTCAGGTGCATCGGACGAAGCTGGAACGGGCGGACGAGCTGTTCGCGGAACATAAAGGCGAGATGCTTGCGCCGCCGTCACGGGAGCAGCTGGAAGAAATGCCTGCGTGGACACGCCATCGGCTGAATATTCGCCGCGGCACCGACACGGATATCTTCGTCTCGGGTTTGGGGTGGATTCATGTGAATGGCGCCAGCGGAGCTCTGATTGACATGCACGTACCCAAGGGCATTCGCGTCCTAACCCGCGAGGCGCTTATCTAA
- the spoVAC gene encoding stage V sporulation protein AC gives MAMSPKEYQNFAKQREPSRSILMNCIRAFVVGGAICVVGQAISEVFIYGLHMSKQAAGNPTVAVLILLSVILTCLGVYDKIAQWAGAGTAVPVTGFANSMCSAALEHRSEGLVLGVGANMFKLAGSVIVFGVVAAFFVGLVYLIFGIGGH, from the coding sequence ATGGCTATGTCGCCCAAGGAATATCAAAACTTTGCCAAACAGCGAGAGCCTTCCCGCTCGATTCTGATGAACTGCATTCGGGCGTTTGTGGTCGGCGGAGCAATTTGCGTCGTCGGACAAGCCATTTCCGAAGTGTTTATTTATGGTTTGCATATGTCCAAGCAGGCAGCTGGGAATCCCACCGTCGCGGTGCTCATCCTGCTCTCGGTTATTCTGACCTGCTTAGGCGTCTACGATAAGATCGCCCAGTGGGCGGGAGCGGGTACGGCAGTGCCTGTCACGGGCTTCGCGAATTCCATGTGCTCTGCAGCGCTTGAGCACCGCAGCGAGGGTCTTGTGCTCGGCGTTGGGGCCAATATGTTCAAGCTGGCGGGCTCAGTAATCGTGTTTGGCGTCGTTGCGGCGTTTTTCGTGGGCTTGGTCTATCTCATCTTCGGAATCGGAGGGCACTGA
- a CDS encoding alpha-amylase family protein, whose amino-acid sequence MSRLVLFYDESFPYAGERPNPVALARLKENFRIVDASELEEALNGGAAAYVHLHGPYFPKSAWPAILAHVSQGKGLLAAGGAPFKTPVTGSTGSWTAEPDQTAYHQQLHIHEALPVGVDGIASLRHHRDIPIFEGYEALFEIEPTYGLVLHVSRTDDCPGELGSSGPIDAHIYPLLKGISGDGLARERSAPAVLLEHTKGPFGGSRMIFINQPIRSGFWSGSGAEALAAWADFTAKGVTELWLKPNYGSYELGELPVLMLQGQQLLQSRTERISASTAAWSFKLRVLKANHSTVNEPEPLFNYDNGEFTQVWSTEAVLEIGRELVIQRIVTPLDAEAGFYAVECEAVSPSGERRLLRQGFWGMDRELLQAGEMISCDRDYFRKNGRPLPIVGMTYMTSDVARKFLFLPNAAVWDRDMAQMKRAGINSIRTGVWTAWRSVMFVDGHPYEEVLRAIDAFFLTAKRYDLEVTFNFFAFTPETWQGVNPYLDPRSVEAQKRFITAVVSRHKDSAHVHWDLINEPSMFDPKRIFSGPRSAQDGFEKAAYIEWLRKRHGSITLLQERWNMTPAELPSFEAVTLPEASDINFNTTEMLAKRGGTWLDYTLFTMDMHNRWASQLIDTIRSIQPKQLVTVGQDEGLGGQRPSPFFYAEEVDYTTVHSWWKMDDLVWDGVFTKAPDKPNLIQETGIMYVETPDGRAKRSEEELRNILERKYAYAFSTGGAGAVQWIWNINFYMNNVNESNIGALRADGTEKPEAAVSYDFGSFMAEIRDLFEDRKLEEVAVIFPYSNDFSNRKLAFAATTRAIRTLSYTMNVHAFGLGEYQLDALAATKPKLIIVPSAHNFSGAALEALTTHVKTHGGTLLFTGPLGLDEYWRPAQRQADALGLGAVGNLLREELLELGGRLLPVSFGGTRIADSCKGLPANGAKGPAELAEIALGAGRLLYCPLPLELNERLEPLQAVYEAALSQAGVESELEWLLAGDLPGVYGRKLSFAAGSLYIFVSEFGCDAAVEVRDPKTGTGYAFDLPQERTVMFAADADGKLLAVYRPQEVSITVK is encoded by the coding sequence ATGAGCCGTTTGGTTCTGTTTTATGACGAAAGCTTTCCTTATGCGGGCGAACGCCCGAATCCGGTCGCGCTTGCAAGGCTCAAAGAAAATTTCCGCATTGTCGATGCATCCGAGCTCGAGGAAGCGCTGAACGGAGGCGCGGCCGCTTATGTCCATCTGCATGGCCCGTACTTCCCGAAATCGGCGTGGCCGGCCATTCTGGCACATGTCAGCCAAGGCAAAGGGCTTCTTGCCGCAGGCGGCGCCCCCTTCAAGACGCCGGTTACGGGTTCGACAGGAAGCTGGACGGCTGAGCCTGACCAAACCGCTTATCATCAGCAGCTGCATATTCATGAGGCGCTTCCTGTCGGTGTCGATGGCATCGCCAGCTTGAGGCATCACCGCGATATTCCGATCTTCGAAGGCTATGAAGCCCTCTTCGAGATTGAGCCGACTTACGGTCTCGTCCTGCACGTATCGCGAACCGACGATTGCCCAGGGGAGCTTGGCTCGAGCGGCCCGATCGATGCGCACATCTACCCGCTTCTTAAAGGCATCAGCGGCGACGGCTTGGCCCGCGAACGTTCGGCGCCCGCCGTGCTGCTCGAGCATACGAAAGGCCCGTTCGGCGGAAGCCGGATGATCTTCATCAACCAGCCGATTCGTTCCGGCTTCTGGTCCGGCAGCGGCGCAGAGGCACTTGCCGCATGGGCGGATTTTACGGCGAAAGGCGTTACGGAATTATGGCTGAAGCCCAATTACGGCTCTTACGAGCTTGGCGAGCTTCCGGTTCTGATGCTGCAAGGCCAACAGCTGCTGCAGTCGCGCACGGAGCGCATCAGCGCATCGACCGCGGCATGGAGCTTCAAGCTGCGTGTACTGAAGGCCAACCACAGCACGGTGAACGAGCCCGAGCCATTGTTCAACTACGATAACGGCGAATTTACGCAGGTATGGAGTACGGAAGCAGTTCTTGAGATCGGCCGCGAGCTGGTCATTCAGCGGATCGTCACACCGCTGGACGCGGAAGCAGGCTTCTATGCGGTGGAATGCGAAGCCGTGTCTCCTTCGGGCGAGCGCCGTCTGCTTCGCCAAGGCTTCTGGGGAATGGACCGCGAGCTGCTGCAGGCCGGCGAGATGATCTCGTGCGACCGCGACTATTTCCGCAAGAACGGCAGGCCGCTGCCGATCGTCGGCATGACGTACATGACGAGCGACGTCGCGCGCAAATTCCTGTTTCTGCCGAACGCAGCCGTATGGGACCGGGACATGGCGCAGATGAAACGTGCGGGTATCAACTCCATCCGCACAGGTGTATGGACGGCTTGGCGCAGCGTCATGTTTGTCGACGGCCATCCTTACGAGGAAGTGCTTCGCGCAATCGACGCGTTCTTCTTAACCGCGAAGCGCTATGACCTAGAGGTGACATTCAATTTCTTCGCCTTCACACCGGAGACGTGGCAGGGGGTCAACCCTTATCTCGATCCGCGCAGCGTAGAAGCGCAGAAACGGTTCATCACTGCCGTCGTCTCCCGTCACAAGGATTCGGCGCATGTACACTGGGATCTGATCAACGAGCCGTCGATGTTCGATCCCAAACGGATCTTCAGCGGCCCGCGCTCCGCGCAGGACGGTTTCGAGAAAGCCGCCTATATCGAATGGCTGCGGAAGCGTCATGGTTCGATTACGCTGCTGCAGGAGCGCTGGAACATGACGCCGGCGGAGCTGCCTTCCTTCGAAGCTGTCACGCTGCCTGAAGCAAGCGACATCAACTTTAATACGACCGAAATGCTCGCGAAACGCGGTGGTACTTGGCTCGACTACACGCTCTTCACGATGGACATGCACAACCGCTGGGCATCGCAGCTGATCGATACGATCCGCTCCATTCAACCGAAGCAGCTCGTAACGGTCGGTCAAGACGAAGGTCTTGGCGGTCAACGTCCTTCTCCGTTCTTCTACGCGGAAGAAGTCGACTATACGACCGTTCACTCCTGGTGGAAAATGGACGATCTCGTCTGGGACGGCGTCTTCACGAAAGCGCCGGATAAGCCGAATCTCATTCAGGAGACCGGTATCATGTACGTGGAAACGCCGGACGGCCGCGCGAAACGAAGCGAAGAAGAGCTGCGCAACATTCTCGAGCGCAAGTACGCTTACGCCTTCTCGACTGGTGGCGCAGGTGCGGTCCAGTGGATATGGAATATCAACTTCTATATGAACAATGTCAATGAATCCAACATCGGCGCGCTTCGCGCAGATGGCACGGAGAAGCCGGAAGCAGCCGTATCGTATGACTTCGGCTCCTTCATGGCCGAGATCCGCGACCTGTTCGAGGACAGGAAGCTGGAAGAAGTCGCCGTTATTTTCCCGTATTCCAACGACTTCTCCAACCGGAAGCTCGCGTTCGCTGCTACTACACGCGCCATTCGCACGCTGTCGTACACGATGAACGTGCATGCCTTCGGACTGGGCGAATATCAGCTGGATGCACTCGCGGCTACGAAGCCAAAGCTTATTATCGTGCCAAGCGCGCATAATTTCAGCGGCGCGGCACTTGAAGCGTTGACGACACATGTGAAGACGCATGGCGGGACGCTGCTCTTCACTGGCCCGCTGGGGCTTGACGAGTACTGGCGTCCGGCACAGCGCCAAGCGGATGCGCTTGGCCTTGGCGCCGTAGGCAATCTGCTCCGCGAGGAGCTCCTAGAGCTCGGCGGCAGGCTCCTGCCCGTCTCTTTCGGCGGTACGCGCATTGCGGACAGCTGCAAAGGCTTGCCGGCAAACGGAGCCAAAGGCCCTGCAGAGCTGGCGGAAATCGCGCTCGGCGCAGGCCGCCTGCTCTACTGCCCGCTTCCGCTTGAGCTTAACGAACGGCTGGAGCCGCTGCAAGCCGTCTATGAAGCCGCGCTCTCGCAAGCCGGCGTTGAATCGGAGCTGGAGTGGCTGCTCGCCGGCGACCTGCCAGGCGTATACGGGCGCAAGCTGTCCTTCGCAGCCGGCTCGCTCTATATCTTCGTCTCGGAATTCGGCTGCGATGCCGCGGTTGAAGTCCGCGATCCGAAGACCGGCACGGGCTATGCCTTCGACCTTCCGCAGGAGCGAACCGTTATGTTCGCCGCCGATGCCGACGGCAAACTGCTGGCAGTCTACCGTCCGCAGGAAGTCAGCATCACCGTGAAATAA
- a CDS encoding YqeG family HAD IIIA-type phosphatase, with product MPDRAACIRASYVRQQGDIPAGSGPCSCHDEANPRAFRALSCSRRRCESIEPAFLQQIRKLWYSLRDSDNRGVETMFERLLPQMRVNTIYDINLNALKEQGIIGIITDLDNTLVGAKVPLATPQLTQWLDDVRDSGFKVVIVSNNNETRVSKFAKPLNIPYVHAARKPANRAFNRALAELGLPAEKTAVIGDQMMTDVLGGRRMGLFTILVSPIAPNDEGIMTRFNRMLEKLALSRLRKKGLWPEEERKS from the coding sequence ATTCCGGATCGTGCAGCATGCATTCGAGCAAGCTATGTACGGCAGCAAGGCGATATCCCAGCAGGAAGCGGACCATGCAGCTGCCATGATGAAGCAAATCCGCGAGCATTTAGGGCGTTAAGCTGCAGCCGGCGAAGATGTGAAAGCATCGAGCCGGCTTTTTTGCAACAAATTCGCAAGTTATGGTATAGTTTGCGTGATAGCGATAACAGGGGAGTCGAAACTATGTTTGAACGGCTGTTGCCGCAAATGCGCGTCAATACCATATATGATATCAATCTGAATGCCCTGAAAGAGCAGGGCATCATCGGAATCATTACCGATCTCGATAATACGCTTGTCGGCGCAAAGGTGCCTCTGGCAACGCCGCAGCTTACGCAATGGCTGGACGATGTGCGAGATTCGGGCTTCAAGGTCGTCATCGTGTCCAACAACAACGAGACGCGCGTGTCCAAATTCGCCAAGCCGCTGAACATTCCGTACGTACATGCTGCGCGCAAGCCTGCGAACCGGGCATTCAACCGGGCGCTCGCTGAGCTTGGACTGCCTGCGGAGAAGACCGCCGTCATCGGCGACCAGATGATGACGGACGTGCTCGGCGGACGGCGAATGGGGTTGTTCACCATTCTGGTCAGCCCGATCGCGCCTAATGATGAAGGAATCATGACCCGTTTCAATCGGATGCTCGAGAAACTCGCCCTGTCTCGTCTGAGGAAAAAAGGGCTCTGGCCCGAGGAGGAACGTAAGTCATGA
- the spoVAE gene encoding stage V sporulation protein AE, whose protein sequence is MIYLWAFIVGGGICLIGQLMFDVVKLTPAHTMAVLVVIGAIVDGIGWYDPLISFAGAGATVPITSFGNALVHGAITELNRDGWIGIITGIFDITSAGISAAIIFSFLAALAVRPKG, encoded by the coding sequence ATGATTTATTTGTGGGCCTTTATAGTCGGCGGCGGAATTTGCCTCATCGGGCAGCTGATGTTCGATGTGGTGAAGCTGACGCCGGCACATACGATGGCCGTCTTGGTCGTCATCGGAGCCATCGTGGACGGCATTGGCTGGTATGATCCTCTGATCAGCTTTGCCGGAGCAGGAGCTACGGTTCCCATCACTAGCTTCGGCAACGCGCTGGTGCACGGCGCCATCACGGAGCTGAATCGCGATGGATGGATCGGGATCATTACGGGAATCTTCGACATCACCAGCGCCGGCATATCGGCGGCGATTATTTTCTCTTTCCTCGCGGCGCTTGCCGTCAGGCCGAAGGGGTAA
- a CDS encoding MoxR family ATPase: MDTRTAEYQLTKEIRSNLESCILGKAAEIERMLTALLAGGHVLIEDVPGTGKTQLVKALARTIGGQFRRIQCNPDLLPTDITGVAIYHPKNETFMFRPGPVMANLVLVDEINRATTKTQSALLEAMEERHVTVDGDTYELPVPFTLIATQNPIEFDGTYTLPEAQLDRFMMKISLGYPDAATERQMITSPHATSPAELLEPVVTAQQVAQMMEEVKRVHLDDAVADYIIRIVRGTRAHSGVQLGASPRAAISLTAAAKASAFLQERDYVIPDDIKQLASTVLAHRIILHTESRMNGMTTEQVVETVIRETHVPVRMER, encoded by the coding sequence ATGGATACACGCACAGCGGAATACCAGTTGACCAAAGAAATCCGCAGCAATTTGGAAAGCTGCATTCTGGGAAAGGCAGCCGAAATCGAACGCATGCTGACAGCGCTTCTGGCCGGCGGCCATGTCTTGATCGAGGATGTGCCCGGCACGGGGAAGACGCAGCTTGTGAAAGCGCTGGCTCGAACGATCGGCGGTCAGTTCCGCCGTATTCAATGCAACCCCGATCTGCTGCCAACGGACATTACGGGCGTTGCCATCTACCATCCGAAGAATGAAACCTTCATGTTCCGTCCTGGCCCAGTCATGGCCAATCTTGTCCTTGTCGACGAAATCAACCGGGCCACGACGAAGACGCAGTCCGCGCTGCTGGAAGCGATGGAGGAGCGCCATGTTACGGTCGACGGCGATACCTATGAGCTTCCGGTTCCGTTCACCCTGATTGCAACGCAGAACCCGATCGAATTCGATGGCACCTATACGCTGCCCGAAGCGCAGCTTGACCGTTTCATGATGAAAATCTCGCTCGGCTACCCCGATGCGGCAACCGAGCGGCAGATGATCACGTCGCCGCATGCGACTTCGCCGGCAGAGCTGCTGGAGCCCGTCGTTACGGCCCAGCAGGTAGCGCAAATGATGGAGGAAGTGAAACGCGTCCATCTCGATGATGCGGTTGCGGATTATATCATTCGCATCGTCCGCGGGACGCGCGCGCACAGCGGCGTTCAGCTGGGAGCCAGCCCGCGGGCGGCAATTTCGCTTACGGCAGCCGCCAAAGCAAGTGCTTTTTTGCAGGAGCGGGACTACGTCATTCCAGATGATATCAAGCAGCTTGCTTCCACCGTGCTCGCTCATCGGATCATTCTTCACACGGAATCCAGGATGAACGGCATGACAACGGAGCAGGTCGTCGAAACGGTCATACGTGAGACGCACGTTCCCGTTCGGATGGAGCGATAA
- the spoVAD gene encoding stage V sporulation protein AD has protein sequence MLRGKQTWWFDQRPVIIGAATVVGPDEGEGPLAAEFDLVHPELDMQQKSWEKAERLLLEQASDMALQSAKVNKQQLQFYVGGDLMNQIISNSFAARTIGAPYLGVFGACSTSMESLAIASLIVNSGSGDYVLAGTCSHNCTAEKQFRYPTEYGSQKPPTAQYTVTGAGAAVVAANGAGPIVECATIGRIVDLGITDPFNMGAAMAPAAVDTLQAHFNDTGRQPKDYDLIVTGDLATVGHGIAKDLLARDGVPMEDTVFGDCGLMVYDVKKQKVQAGGSGCGCSAVVTYGHLLKRLQKGELKRILVCATGALLSPLSYQQGESIPCIAHAVAIESPVHN, from the coding sequence ATGCTGCGCGGCAAACAAACCTGGTGGTTCGACCAACGTCCCGTCATCATCGGCGCAGCTACCGTTGTCGGTCCGGATGAAGGCGAAGGGCCGCTTGCGGCGGAATTCGATCTCGTCCATCCCGAGCTGGATATGCAGCAGAAGAGCTGGGAGAAAGCGGAGCGGCTGCTGCTGGAGCAAGCCTCCGACATGGCGCTGCAATCCGCAAAGGTAAACAAGCAGCAGCTCCAGTTCTACGTCGGCGGCGATCTGATGAACCAAATCATTAGCAACAGCTTCGCTGCGAGAACGATCGGTGCTCCCTATCTGGGGGTTTTCGGCGCGTGCTCGACCTCCATGGAGTCACTGGCGATTGCGTCCTTGATTGTGAATTCCGGCTCGGGCGATTACGTGCTGGCAGGAACGTGCAGCCATAATTGCACGGCCGAGAAGCAGTTCCGGTATCCGACGGAATACGGCTCGCAGAAGCCGCCTACGGCACAGTATACCGTAACCGGCGCCGGCGCCGCGGTTGTGGCGGCGAACGGCGCAGGGCCGATCGTCGAATGCGCGACGATCGGCCGTATCGTGGATCTGGGCATTACGGACCCGTTTAACATGGGTGCGGCGATGGCTCCGGCGGCGGTGGACACGCTGCAGGCGCATTTCAACGATACGGGGCGCCAGCCGAAGGACTATGATCTGATCGTGACGGGTGACCTCGCGACTGTCGGCCATGGCATCGCGAAGGACTTGCTGGCAAGGGACGGCGTGCCCATGGAGGATACGGTGTTCGGCGACTGCGGGCTGATGGTGTACGACGTGAAGAAGCAGAAGGTGCAGGCAGGAGGAAGCGGCTGCGGCTGTTCCGCCGTCGTGACGTACGGCCACCTTCTGAAGCGGCTGCAGAAGGGCGAGCTGAAACGTATTCTCGTCTGCGCCACGGGGGCGCTGCTGTCGCCATTATCGTATCAGCAAGGCGAATCCATTCCCTGCATCGCGCATGCGGTCGCGATCGAAAGTCCAGTGCACAATTAA
- a CDS encoding DUF58 domain-containing protein → MLTAKAAMHRWRLIGFLYVSALLFVLFQGGKTSFMLFCIFNVLLIYLVFGRWSGIAKVSGERRLHNGASSLTEQALVAGTRLEVNIDVQIPGVWPIPYVLVRDRLVGQNGSVIPFEASFVPNYRRAGNVTYMTPPLERGVYHFEATECSTRDIFGLFEHTGAFSSSVPFSVYPRTAPIRNWQQLKRGSKGPYSTSASRQSAKETTQINGVREYIYGDRLSRIHWNATAKTGQWKSKEFERESLPRTIVMLDRYSGAYANKEQFELAVSTAASLLEFGFRRSTAVGLISVGSKSEGYAPQSSAEQRELMMKHLVRVQADGDQPLYRALRQSGALAAAGTFVIIVSPQPGEDTIRAMEWMNRTGVVPLLIHLKQAEAGAQGKVSDIRSGEWLRLLRRSGFAVYGISSLQELPDVLEGGRV, encoded by the coding sequence ATGCTTACGGCTAAAGCAGCGATGCACAGGTGGCGGCTGATCGGCTTTCTATATGTATCCGCTCTGCTATTTGTCCTGTTTCAAGGCGGCAAAACGTCCTTTATGCTCTTCTGTATCTTTAATGTGCTGCTCATTTATTTGGTATTCGGCCGCTGGAGCGGCATCGCGAAGGTATCGGGCGAGCGGAGGCTGCACAACGGCGCAAGCTCGCTGACGGAACAGGCGCTCGTCGCAGGAACCCGGCTTGAAGTGAACATCGACGTGCAAATTCCAGGCGTCTGGCCGATTCCTTACGTACTGGTCCGCGACCGGCTCGTCGGTCAGAACGGAAGCGTGATTCCGTTCGAAGCCTCGTTCGTGCCCAATTACCGGCGGGCAGGGAATGTAACCTATATGACGCCGCCGCTCGAACGAGGAGTCTACCATTTTGAAGCAACGGAATGCTCGACCCGCGATATTTTCGGCTTGTTCGAACATACCGGTGCCTTTAGTTCCTCGGTTCCGTTCAGCGTCTATCCGCGAACGGCGCCGATCCGGAACTGGCAGCAGCTGAAGCGAGGCTCCAAGGGACCGTATTCCACGTCGGCCTCGCGCCAGTCTGCGAAAGAAACAACGCAGATCAACGGCGTGCGCGAATATATTTATGGCGACCGCTTGTCCCGCATTCACTGGAATGCTACGGCCAAAACGGGCCAATGGAAATCCAAAGAGTTCGAACGGGAATCGCTTCCGCGCACGATCGTTATGCTGGACCGCTATTCCGGGGCATACGCGAATAAGGAACAGTTTGAGCTTGCCGTATCGACGGCCGCTTCCCTGCTGGAATTCGGCTTTCGCCGTTCGACTGCGGTTGGCTTGATTTCCGTTGGTTCGAAGAGCGAGGGCTATGCACCGCAGTCTTCCGCCGAACAGCGCGAGCTGATGATGAAGCATCTCGTCCGCGTACAGGCCGACGGCGATCAGCCGCTGTATCGCGCGCTTCGGCAGTCCGGCGCTCTTGCGGCTGCAGGAACCTTCGTCATTATCGTAAGCCCGCAGCCGGGCGAGGATACGATTCGTGCAATGGAATGGATGAACCGGACGGGCGTTGTGCCGCTGCTTATTCACTTGAAGCAGGCCGAAGCAGGCGCGCAGGGCAAGGTCAGCGACATACGCTCCGGCGAATGGCTGCGGCTGCTCCGTCGCAGCGGCTTTGCCGTCTATGGTATTAGCAGCCTGCAGGAGCTGCCGGACGTGCTGGAAGGAGGCCGGGTATGA